A single genomic interval of Lathyrus oleraceus cultivar Zhongwan6 chromosome 7, CAAS_Psat_ZW6_1.0, whole genome shotgun sequence harbors:
- the LOC127103113 gene encoding uncharacterized protein C24B11.05 gives MENGHNFQEVSNPKYDCLLFDIDDTLYPLNSGMSAHTARNIEEYMLQKLGMEAEKVPELCNSLYKTYGTTMAGLRAIGYDFDYDDFHSSVHGRLPYSLLKPDPVLKGILQSLPCRKLGFTNADTGHAIRVLKRLGLEDCFERIISFDTLNSSDDIRPPDDKNGEEIFDFCEYTRRPDSGMVLPKTPVICKPFDNAFEKAFKLADIDPQRTLFFDDSIRNLMTAKRLGLHTVAVGTSVRSTGVDHALESIHNIREAFPELWEADEKNEIVNYKVAIETTVKA, from the exons ATGGAGAACGGGCACAACTTCCAGGAAGTTTCAAACCCGAAATATGATTGCCTATTGTTTG ATATTGATGACACACTTTACCCTCTGAATTCTGGAATGTCAGCGCATACAGCCAGAAATATTGAAG AGTATATGCTTCAAAAGCTTGGAATGGAGGCTGAGAAAGTTCCTGAGTTGTGTAATTCATTATACAAGACTTATGGGACAACAATGGCTGGTCTTAGG GCAATTGGTTATGACTTTGACTATGATGACTTTCATAG TTCTGTTCATGGGAGATTGCCTTATAGTCTATTGAAACCGGACCCAGTTCTCAAGGGGATTTTGCAAAGCTTGCCTTGTAGGAAACTG GGTTTTACGAATGCGGACACGGGGCATGCGATAAGAGTGCTTAAAAGACTTGGGCTGGAGGACTGTTTTGAAAGAATTATAAGCTTTGATACTCTCAATTCCTCGGACGATATCAGACCTCCTGATGACAAAAATGGCGAAGAAATTTTTGATTTTTGCGAGTACACACGCCGGCCTGATTCTGGTATGGTGCTTCCAAAGACACCGGTTATCTGCAAACCCTTTGATAATGCATTTGAAAAGGCTTTCAAGTTGGCTGACATTGACCCTCAAAGAACA TTGTTCTTCGATGACAGTATCCGCAACTTAATGACAGCGAAACGTTTGGGCCTCCATACGGTTGCG GTGGGTACATCGGTGCGTAGTACAGGAGTGGATCATGCATTAGAGAGTATCCATAATATCAGAGAGGCATTTCCAGAGCTATGGGAAGCCGATGAGAAGAACGAGATTGTTAACTACAAAGTTGCAATTGAAACAACAGTAAAAGCATAG
- the LOC127103112 gene encoding uncharacterized protein LOC127103112, with protein sequence MNSDENQLNEDLQEVNNVSPENNLSEDQISNHSYEYDDDQSDEDFYEDLDQFSEDIHPYPRNLRQNEHLNGLNEDIHEYGRNLRQNAIFEHTYRCFSVSSLDRPILECGDKIIMPASALERLARMNIEYPMLFELRNPSSADRTTHCGVLEFTADEGTVSLPNWMMEDMLLQNGDIVSLKNTSLVKGKFVKLQPHSKDFLDISNPKAMLETSLRSYSCLTTGHTIMIPYNNKKYYIDVVETKPCPAISIIETDCEVDFAPPLDYKEPEKNLPSDLSDKESPQVEKETETKTPEVIPFSGSGRRLDGKPATQSVEASSTPILKQQQQQTENKTKSSGKLVFGSKGNAANVSLKTESQESPKKKTKTKEFQAFTGKKYSLIG encoded by the exons ATG AATTCGGATGAAAATCAGTTGAATGAGGATTTGCAAGAGGTGAATAATGTTTCACCTGAAAATAATTTGTCTGAAGATCAAATAAGTAATCACTCGTATGAATATGATGATGATCAGTCGGATGAGGATTTTTATGAGGATCTAGATCAGTTTTCTGAGGATATTCATCCGTATCCGAGGAATCTGCGGCAGAATGAGCATCTAAATGGGTTGAACGAGGATATCCATGAGTATGGGAGGAATCTGCGGCAGAATGCAATTTTTGAGCATACTTACCGTTGTTTTTCGGTCTCATCTCTCGATAGG CCAATTCTGGAATGTGGTGATAAAA TTATCATGCCTGCTTCGGCTTTAGAACGCCTCG CTCGTATGAACATAGAATATCCAATGTTATTTGAACTGAGAAATCCTTCTTCTGCTGATAGAACTACTCACTGCGGAGTTTTAGAATTCACAGCTGACGAAGGGACGGTGTCCTTACCAAATTGG ATGATGGAAGATATGCTGTTACAGAATGGAGACATTGTATCTCTGAAAAACACAAGTCTTGTCAAAGGAAAGTTTGTGAAACTGCAGCCTCACTCCAAAGATTTTCTAGATATCTCTAATCCAAAAGCAAT GTTAGAAACTTCGTTGAGGAGTTACTCGTGTTTAACAACTGGCCATACTATAATGATTCCGTATAACAACAAAAAGTATTACATTGACGTTGTTGAAACGAAACCTTGTCCCGCAATTTCTATAATTGAAACAGACTGTGAGGTTGATTTTGCCCCACCTCTCGATTACAAAGAACCTGAGAAGAATTTGCCATCTGATTTGTCTGATAAGGAATCTCCACAAG TTGAGAAAGAGACAGAAACAAAGACTCCTGAAGTGATTCCATTCAGTGGTTCGGGACGGCGTTTGGATGGAAAACCGGCCACACAGTCAGTTGAAGCAAGTTCGACTCCAATTCTAAAGCAGCAGCAACAACAAACTGAAAATAAAACCAAGAGTTCTGGAAAGCTTGTTTTTGGGTCAAAAGGAAATGCAGCTAATGTTTCTCTAAAAACTGAAAGTCAAGAGTCACCTAAGAAGAAGACAAAAACCAAAGAATTTCAAGCTTTCACAGGAAAGAAGTATTCATTAATAGGTTGA